Part of the Halorhabdus utahensis DSM 12940 genome, CACGATGCAGGAAGCCGCCTCGGACGTCGACCACATCGACGAGATCACCACCGACACGCGCGAACGGGCCCGCTCGTCGGCCGAGGCGGCCGAGGACCTCGTGACCTCGATCGACAATCTCTCGACCTCCGCCGAGCAGCTCACCGACCTCTCGACGGAACTCACTGGACTGGTGAGCGAATACGAGACGACGGCGGAGTGAGCCACGACAGCAAGGCTTTACCGCCGTCGTAGCGTACCAGCGACAAATGGTACTCGACGATCTGGGATCGTCCCTGCGGGGGGCCCTCGACGGCCTCCGGGGGAAGTCCCGCATCAGTGAAGAGGACGTCCAGGCGGTCGTCAAGGAGATCCAGCGATCGCTGCTCCAGGCCGACGTCGACGTCGACCTGGTGATGGACCTCTCCGACAGCATCGAGACCCGCGCCCTGGAGGAGGAGCCGCCGGCCGGCACCTCCGCCCGGGACTGGGTACTGCGCATCGTCTACGAGGAACTCGTCGACCTGGTCGGCGAATCGACCGAGCTTCCCCTGGAACCCCAGACGATCGTGCTGGCGGGCCTCCAGGGATCAGGGAAGACCACCTCCGCGGCGAAGATCGCCTGGTGGTTCTCGAAGAAGGGGCTCCGTCCCGCAGTCATCCAGACCGACACCTGGCGGCCCGGAGCCTACGAACAGGCCGAGGAGATGGCCGAGCGAGCGGAAGTCGACTTCTACGGCGATCCCGACGAGGACGACGCGGTCAAGATCGCCCGCGACGGACTCGAAGCGACCGACGACGCGGACGTCCAGATCGTCGACACGGCGGGCCGACACGCCTTAGAGGACGGGCTTATCGACGAACTCGAAGACATCGAATCGGTCGCCGACCCGGACCACAACCTGCTGGTGCTCGACGCCGCGATCGGCCAGGAAGCCAAAGAACAGGCCAGCCGCTTCGAGGACGCGGTCGGCATCGACGGCGTCGTGATCACCAAACTCGACGGGACGGCCAAGGGTGGCGGTGCCCTCGTCGCCGTCAACGAGACCGACTCGACCATTGCCTTCCTGGGCACCGGCGAGACGGTCAAGGACGTCGAGCGCTTCGAGCCCTCGGGGTTCATCTCCCGGCTGCTCGGGATGGGTGACCTCCAGCAACTCACGGAACGCGTCGAACGCGCGATGGAGGAAACCCAGGCAGAAGAGGGTGACTGGGGGCCGGAGGACATGCTCGATGGCGAGTTCACCCTCAAGGACATGCGCAAGCAGATGGAGGCGATGAACAAGATGGGGCCGCTGGATCAGGTCATGGACATGATCCCCGGCCTCGGCGGCGGGATGATGGATCAGTTGCCCGACGACGCCATGGACGTCACCCAGGAGCGCATGCGTGACTTCGAGGTTATCATGGACTCGATGACCGAGGCCGAACTCGAGAACCCGCGCCAGATCGGCCGCAGCCGGACCGAACGCATCGCGCGAGGTTCGGGCAAGCCCAAAGACCGCATCCGGGAACTCTTAGAGCAGCACAAGATGATGGATCGGACCCTCAATCAGTTCCAGGGCATGGGCGACGCCGACATGGAACGCATGATGAAGCAGATGGAGGGCGGCGACATGGGGGACATGGGCGATATGGGCGGGATGGGTGGCATGGGCGGCGGCGGCAACCCGTTCTGAGTTTCCGTTCGAGAAGCCGATACCGTCGAGTGGTTTTGCGTGTGCAGTGCTGAACCCGGCGCCCGAGACGTGGGTCTCGACAACACGGAACAAATCTAAGATGTGATTTATCACCATCTTTCCGATGGTCTTTTCTCCCGGCGACTCCTGGGACAGTCGAATGAGCATCGACCTCGACGACGACGAAGTATTCGAGGACGTCCGCGACCGCGCGGATCGCCCGATGCGCCGGCTGTTTTCCGAATACGGGGGACGATATTCGTTCCCGTTCGTGATCGGGTTCGTCAGTAGCGTCGCCGCCCGGATCCTCGACCTGCTTCCGCCCCTCCTGCTTACGCTCGCCATCGACGCCATCTTCGACGACCAGCAGTACAGCCTCTGGTTGGTCCCCCAGTCGCTGATTCCCAAAACCCAGAGCGCACAGCTCTGGCTCACCGTCGGTATCATCGCCGCCGCGTTCCTGATCGGGGCCGGCTTCCACTGGACGCGCAACTGGGGGTGGAACACCTTCGCTCAGAACATCCAGCACAACGTCCGGACGGACACCTACGACAAGATGCAGCGCCTCAACATGGACTTCTTCGCCGACAAGCAGACCGGCGAACTCATGTCGATCCTCTCGAACGACGTCAACCGGCTCGAACGCTTCCTCAACGAGGGGATGAACGCGTTCTTCCGGCTGTCGATCATGGTGCTCGGGATCTCCGTGATCCTCTTCTACTGGAACTGGCAGCTCGCGCTGGTGACACTCGGCGTCGTCCCCCTGATCGGCTTTTTCACCTACAAGTTCGTCGAAACTATCCAGCCCAAGTACGCCGACGTCCGTTCGTCCGTGGGCCAGCTCAACTCACGCCTGGAGAACAACCTCGGGGGCATCCAGGTCATCAAGGCCGCCAACACCGAGACCTTCGAATCCGATCGGGTGGATGATGTCTCCGAAGACTACTTCGACGCCAACTGGGACGCCATCGGCACCCGGATCAAGTTCTTCCCCGGCCTCCGGCTGCTGTCGGGCGTCGGGTTCGTCGTCACCTTCCTCGTCGGCGGCCTGTGGGTGTTCACCTCCCAGACCACCGGAACCGGGCCGTGGTTCTTCACGGGCAAGCTCTCGGTGGGGGAGTTCGTCGGCTTCATCCTGCTGTCCCAGCGGTTCATCTGGCCGATGGCGCAGTTCGGGCAGATCATCAACATGTACCAGCGCGCCCACGCCTCCAGTGAGCGTATCTTCGGGCTGATGGACACGCCCAGCCGGATCGTCGAAGACCCCGACGCCGAACCCCTCGCGGTAACCGACGGCCACGTCGAATTCGACGATGTCACCTTCGGCTACGACGACGAGGAGACCATCGTCGAGGACATCGCCTTCGAGGTCGAGGGCGGCGATACCGTCGCCTTAGTCGGTCCGACCGGCGCGGGCAAGTCCACCGTGATGAAGCTCCTCCTCCGGATGTACGACGTCGACGAGGGAGCCATCGAGATCGACGGGACGGACCTCCGGGACGCCACTATTCCGAGCCTCCGGCAGGCGCTCGGGTACGTCAGCCAGGAGACGTTCCTGTTCTACGGCACGGTCCGGGAGAACATCGAGTACGGCACGTTCGACGCCGAGAAGGAGGCAGTCGTCGAGGCGGCCAAGATGGCCGAAGCCCACCGCTTCATCCAGAACCTGCCCGACGGCTACGACACGAAAGTCGGCGAGCGCGGCGTGAAGCTCTCGGGTGGCCAGCGCCAGCGGATCGCCCTCGCGCGAGCGATTCTCAAGGATCCCGAGATCCTCGTTCTGGACGAGGCGACCTCCGACGTCGACACCGAGACGGAGATGTTGATCCAGCGCTCGCTGGATAAACTCACCGCCGACCGGACGACCTTCGCCATCGCCCACCGGCTCTCGACGATCAAGGACGCCGAGAAGATCGTCGTGATCGAGGACGGCCGGATCGTCGAACGCGGCACCCACGAGGACTTACTCGCCGATGACGGCCTCTACGCCAAGCTCTGGGCCGTCCAGGCCGGCGAGATCGACGAACTGCCCCAGGAGTTCATCGAGCGGGCTGCCGAACGCCGTGCCCAGACGGAATCGGAAGCCGACGACTGAACTGGCTGGAGGCCCGAGATGGAGGCCAAAATGACCGACCGCGCCATCGATCACCTCCGACAACTCGACCACTGGACGTTCCTGCTCGCACTTGTCCTCGCTGCGATCGACGCTGTGCGGACACGCCGTCGCCTTCCTGCGGTCGTGACCGCCTTTCTCACGGTTGCACTGCTGTATGACGCCTACGAGTTCCTGGTCGAACGAGCGTCGACGTAAACGGGGACGGAGAGAGAACGGACGCGTCGCACTACTCGACCACGTGACGCGTATCGTAGGAGCCGAGTCGCCGGACCCACCCTTCGCTGGCCAGTTCCTCGATTTCATCCAGGGCATCCTGCAGTCGCTGTTCGTAGAGGCCGGCCTCGACGTCGATGTGGAAGACGTAGTCGCCCAGCCGCTCGCCGCTGGGTCGGGACTCCAGTCGCGAGAGGTTGACGTCCCGGTCGGCGAACGGTTCGAGGAGTTCGAGCAGGAGGCCGGGATAGTCGACGTTCGGGTAGACGATCAGCGAGGTGTTCCCGCCCTCGATCGAGCGGGTCTGCGGGTCAGCGATGGCGAAAAAGCGCGTCGCGTTCGAGGACTGATCCTGAATATCTTCGGCGAGGACAGACAACTCCGCGCCCGCGTTGTCGGGATGGGCGATGGCGGCGACTGTGGAGTCCTCGCGGGCGTGCTCGACGCCGCGTGCCGTGCTCGCGACGGCTTCCAGGTCAGCATCGGGGTGATGCTCTTCGAGATAACTCCGGCACTGGGCGAGTGCCTGGGCGTGGCTCGCGACGAGATCGAAATCCTCACTCTGGGCCATGAGACCGTGGCGGATCGGCGTGATGATCTCCGCAACGACCGCGACATCGGAATCCGCCAGCGCGTCCAGCGATTCGGTGACGCTGCCCTCGATGCTGTTCTCGATGGGGATGACCCCGCGGTCGTACTCGCCGTCGGCGACCGCCTCGACGATCGCCGTGACGGACTCGGTGAACTCGACGGATTCCGAAAGCGCCGACGCGGCCCGATGAGAGTAGGTGCCCGACGGGCCGAGCGTGATCGTTCGCATACAGGTCGCTTCGGCACAGTGGCCCAAAAACGTCGCGGTCACACACTCGGGAGCAGATGACGTGTGACGACCGTCTGACGGAGGTTCTTGATCCCTGGCGGGGATAGATTCGCGTAATGGGAGCCGAAACCGGCGGCGCTTCCGACGATACACGCTACGCGGCCGAGCCCGACGCCGAGGACGTGCTCTCGCTGGTCCTCCCGTCGGTGCTCGACGGGCTGGCCGCCGAGGCCCGCCGGGCGCGCGTCAGCGCCGCCTGGACGGCCTGCCGGCTGGCCGACGAACGCCCCCAGCTCGGGGCCGAACTCGCCACCCGTCTCGTTCGATCCGCCGGGGAAGCTCACCGGGAGGCCCTGGTTCGAACGCTCGCGACGCTCCACGAGCGCCACCCCGAGCAGGTCGGCGATGCCCTCCGCGCGTTCGACGGGACCGTCGTCCGGGCCGTCCGAAAAGCCGGTAGCTGGGACTTCGACGCGGAACTCCGGGCCGACGGCGGCGCGACGACCGCTTCCGGCAGCCAACAGATCGTCGAGACGTCTCAATCGGGCGTCTCAGTCTACGAGCGCTCACTGCCCGACGAACCGGTCGAACCCGAGCCGCCGGACCGGATCGTCGACGACAGGGTCGAATCGGAACCCGAATCCGAACCATCGCCAGCAGTCGACGGGAGCGTCCCCGAGGGGCCGGGGACACCGGAGCACGTCGAGGAGCGCCGCCGCCGCATTCAGGCCGCCGAAAACTCCGAAGCCTTCGCCGCGGTCCAGCTGGTGAGTGCTTTCGACGAAATCAGCGTGATCGAGCCGCCCGAGCGCGGGCAGTACGGCCACATCCTGCCCTCGCGCGCTCGCATGGACCAGGCCGAGTACGGGGTCGATCTCCTGTTCTTCGACGAACCGGGAGAGGACGCCCGGGACTTCGGATCGGCCGTCCACGAGCGCCTCCACCAGTGGTACTGCGCCGACGAGGCGACGGGGATCGTCGCCGTCGCCGACTACGGCGACCACCCCCGGCCGTGGGTCGCGACGCCGCGGGCCGAGCACACGCTTGCCGATCGCAGACCCGCGGATCTCGACGTTGCCCTGCGGGACGCCCGAGATCTCGCCGCCGGCCTCGCGGCCGTCAACGAGCGCGGGCTGGTCCACGGCGGGATCGACCCACACGACGTGGTCTACCCCTCGGTCGGCTTCGAGGAGAACCCCGCGCCCAGCCTCGCCAACCTCGGCGTGATGACGGTCTTCCGGCGACACTTCCAGCCCGCCGAGTACGTCGATCCCCGCTACGCCGCCCCGGAATACTTCGACGATCGCTACGGCTCGGTCGACCACGCGACCGATGTCTATCACTTCGGAACCGTGCTGTTCCGGCTCCT contains:
- a CDS encoding signal recognition particle protein Srp54, with the translated sequence MVLDDLGSSLRGALDGLRGKSRISEEDVQAVVKEIQRSLLQADVDVDLVMDLSDSIETRALEEEPPAGTSARDWVLRIVYEELVDLVGESTELPLEPQTIVLAGLQGSGKTTSAAKIAWWFSKKGLRPAVIQTDTWRPGAYEQAEEMAERAEVDFYGDPDEDDAVKIARDGLEATDDADVQIVDTAGRHALEDGLIDELEDIESVADPDHNLLVLDAAIGQEAKEQASRFEDAVGIDGVVITKLDGTAKGGGALVAVNETDSTIAFLGTGETVKDVERFEPSGFISRLLGMGDLQQLTERVERAMEETQAEEGDWGPEDMLDGEFTLKDMRKQMEAMNKMGPLDQVMDMIPGLGGGMMDQLPDDAMDVTQERMRDFEVIMDSMTEAELENPRQIGRSRTERIARGSGKPKDRIRELLEQHKMMDRTLNQFQGMGDADMERMMKQMEGGDMGDMGDMGGMGGMGGGGNPF
- a CDS encoding ABC transporter ATP-binding protein — its product is MSIDLDDDEVFEDVRDRADRPMRRLFSEYGGRYSFPFVIGFVSSVAARILDLLPPLLLTLAIDAIFDDQQYSLWLVPQSLIPKTQSAQLWLTVGIIAAAFLIGAGFHWTRNWGWNTFAQNIQHNVRTDTYDKMQRLNMDFFADKQTGELMSILSNDVNRLERFLNEGMNAFFRLSIMVLGISVILFYWNWQLALVTLGVVPLIGFFTYKFVETIQPKYADVRSSVGQLNSRLENNLGGIQVIKAANTETFESDRVDDVSEDYFDANWDAIGTRIKFFPGLRLLSGVGFVVTFLVGGLWVFTSQTTGTGPWFFTGKLSVGEFVGFILLSQRFIWPMAQFGQIINMYQRAHASSERIFGLMDTPSRIVEDPDAEPLAVTDGHVEFDDVTFGYDDEETIVEDIAFEVEGGDTVALVGPTGAGKSTVMKLLLRMYDVDEGAIEIDGTDLRDATIPSLRQALGYVSQETFLFYGTVRENIEYGTFDAEKEAVVEAAKMAEAHRFIQNLPDGYDTKVGERGVKLSGGQRQRIALARAILKDPEILVLDEATSDVDTETEMLIQRSLDKLTADRTTFAIAHRLSTIKDAEKIVVIEDGRIVERGTHEDLLADDGLYAKLWAVQAGEIDELPQEFIERAAERRAQTESEADD
- the pheA gene encoding prephenate dehydratase, translated to MRTITLGPSGTYSHRAASALSESVEFTESVTAIVEAVADGEYDRGVIPIENSIEGSVTESLDALADSDVAVVAEIITPIRHGLMAQSEDFDLVASHAQALAQCRSYLEEHHPDADLEAVASTARGVEHAREDSTVAAIAHPDNAGAELSVLAEDIQDQSSNATRFFAIADPQTRSIEGGNTSLIVYPNVDYPGLLLELLEPFADRDVNLSRLESRPSGERLGDYVFHIDVEAGLYEQRLQDALDEIEELASEGWVRRLGSYDTRHVVE
- a CDS encoding protein kinase, whose product is MGAETGGASDDTRYAAEPDAEDVLSLVLPSVLDGLAAEARRARVSAAWTACRLADERPQLGAELATRLVRSAGEAHREALVRTLATLHERHPEQVGDALRAFDGTVVRAVRKAGSWDFDAELRADGGATTASGSQQIVETSQSGVSVYERSLPDEPVEPEPPDRIVDDRVESEPESEPSPAVDGSVPEGPGTPEHVEERRRRIQAAENSEAFAAVQLVSAFDEISVIEPPERGQYGHILPSRARMDQAEYGVDLLFFDEPGEDARDFGSAVHERLHQWYCADEATGIVAVADYGDHPRPWVATPRAEHTLADRRPADLDVALRDARDLAAGLAAVNERGLVHGGIDPHDVVYPSVGFEENPAPSLANLGVMTVFRRHFQPAEYVDPRYAAPEYFDDRYGSVDHATDVYHFGTVLFRLLTGEDPYRGDYDDVRAAILDDETPVPSDVRPEVPEPVDEIVAKAMAPRKLTRFETAAQLHRQLDQLV